Within Myxococcales bacterium, the genomic segment GGCAGCGGCGTCGTGACCAGCGACGAGTGGGGCCGGTTCTGCGAGGGCGCCAGCAACCGGACGTACCCCTACGGCAACAGCTACGTCGCCGCGACCTGCAACGGCAGCGACTACGATCCGGTCCCCGGCGGGGTCAACGAGGATCAGGCGGTCGCCACCGGCGCGCTCGCGGGCTGCATCTCGGCTGACCTCTCGTACGATCAGTCGGGCAACCTCAAGGAGTGGGTCAACGATCCGCGCGTGGTCGGCGGCCAGACCGTCCACACGCTGCGCGGCGGGTCGTTCGACAACTACGCGAGCGGCATGACCTGCGACTTCGACCTGACGGTCGTGCCGACCACGTACTCGTTCGCCAACGCCGGCTTCCGGTGCTGCGCGCGGGCGTGCGCCGCCGGTCAGATCGACTGCGGCGGCACCTGCGTCGATCCGGCGACGAGCAACACCAGCTGCGGCGGCTGCGGCATCACCTGCGGCGGTGGGCAGACGTGCTCGAACGGCTACTGCTGTCCGAGCGGGACGCGGGCGTGCGGCGACGCGTGCGTGCCGACCGCGATGGCGTGTCCGTGATGAGGTAGGCGCGCGAGCGAGTGAGATCGAGGGGCCGGCGGCGCCGGCTCGGCGCGGGCCCGGGGTTCGGGTCGGGGGTCGGGGCGGGGATCGGGATCGGGATCGGGATCGGGATCGGGATCGGGATCGAGGGCCGCGTCGAGGGAGATGGTTCGGCCATCGACCCGGCGGCTGCGTAAGCGCGTGCGCATGCGGTGCGAGGTTACGCACGCGGTGGTCGCTGACGCGGCGCGTCCGGGAGGGAGTTACGGACGCTTGGCCCTGGCATGAGGGGTGCTTCTCATCGTGACAACACGATGACGAAGCACAACCCCGAGCGTCAGAGAGCGGTGCGAATCCTCGCCAAGTCGCTGTACCGCGACCTGACCTCGCAGGGCTTCGACGAGCGGCAGATCGTGTCGCTGGCGACCGAGCTGATCAGCGAGGTGACCACGCGCATGGCCAACGACACCACCGCGCGCGATCTCGCGATCGCGCCATAGACCCGCGCAGCGTGGCGACTCGTGCAGGCAGCTCCCCGTGGAGCTGCCTGTGGCGTTTTCGGCGCCTCGGTTGCGCTGCGCCTGGGTCGACAGCGGCGGGGCCAGGCGTTAGGGTGCGCCCACTTCTTCCACGGAGACTGCCATGGCCAAGGTTCGCGTAGGTATCAACGGTTTCGGACGCATCGGGCGCGGCTTCGTCCGCTGTCTGGCGGACGCCCCCGACACGTTCGATCTGGTCCTGATCAACGATCTGACCGACGTGAAGACGCTCGGGCACCTGCTCAAGCACGACTCGGTCCACGGGCGCTTCCCGGGCACGGTCGTCGCCGAGGACGGCGCGCTGATCATCAACGGCGACAAGGTCGTGATCACCGCCAAGAAGGACCCGGCCGAGATCCCGTGGAAGGACCACGGCGTCGACATCGTCATCGAGGCGACCGGCAAGTTCGTCGACAAGGCCGGCGCCGGCAAGCACCTGGCCGCCGCCAAGAAGGTGCTGATCAGCGCGCCGGCGAAGGAGCCCGACGTCACGCTGTGCTGTGGCATCAACCTCGAGGCCTACCAGCCGGCGAGCCACCACATCATCTCGAACGCGTCGTGCACGACCAACTGCCTGGCGCCGGTCACCAAGGTGCTGCACGAGACCTTCGGGATCGTGTCGGGCATCATGACGACGATCCACAGCTACACCAACGACCAGCAGATCCTCGATCTGCCGCACAAGGACCTGCGCCGGGCGCGCGCGGCGGCCCTGTCGATGATCCCGACCACCACCGGCGCGGCCAAGGCCCTCAAGGAGGTCCTGCCGGCCATGGCGGGCAAGCTCGACGGCATGGCCATCCGCGTGCCGACGCCCAACGTGTCGCTGGTCGATCTGACCGTGCGGCTCGAGAAGAAGGCGACCGCCCAGGAGGTCAACGACGCGTTCCGCGCCGCCGCGGCCGGGCCGCTCGAGGGCATCCTCGCGGTGTCCGACGAGCCGCTGGTGTCGTGCGACTACAACGGCGATCGCCACTCGGCCACGGTCGACGCCGCGCTGACCACCGCGATCGGCGATCAGATCAAGGTGCTGGCCTGGTACGACAACGAGATGGGCTACTCGCAGCGCCTGTTCGATCTGGCCAAGTTCGTCGGCGAGCGCCTGTAGTCCGACGGGCCTGACGCCAGGCCTGCCCCGGGCCATCGCCTCCCGCGCCGCGCGCGCCGATTCCGGCGCGCGCCACTCCATCGATTGAAATCCTGAAAGAGCGAGGCATCGCCCATGGCGCTCCCCCACGGCATCGTCCACGTCGAGCAGCTCCCGGTCGAGGGCCGGCGCGTGTTCGTGCGCGTCGATCTCAACGTGCCCCTGACCAAGGACAAGAAGGTCAGCGACGACGCGCGCATCGTCGCGGTGCTGCCGACCATCCGCCACCTGGTCGGGCGCGGCGCCCGCATCGTGCTCGGCTCGCACCTGGGCCGGCCCGACGGCAAGGTCAAGCCCGAGTACTCGCTCGAGCCGGTCGCGGCGCGGCTGGCCGAGCTGCTGACGCTCGACGTGGTCCTGGCCGACGAGCCGGTCGGCGACGGGGCCCGCAAGGTCGTGAGCGATCTGCGCGACGGGCAGATCGCGCTGCTCGA encodes:
- the gap gene encoding type I glyceraldehyde-3-phosphate dehydrogenase; translation: MAKVRVGINGFGRIGRGFVRCLADAPDTFDLVLINDLTDVKTLGHLLKHDSVHGRFPGTVVAEDGALIINGDKVVITAKKDPAEIPWKDHGVDIVIEATGKFVDKAGAGKHLAAAKKVLISAPAKEPDVTLCCGINLEAYQPASHHIISNASCTTNCLAPVTKVLHETFGIVSGIMTTIHSYTNDQQILDLPHKDLRRARAAALSMIPTTTGAAKALKEVLPAMAGKLDGMAIRVPTPNVSLVDLTVRLEKKATAQEVNDAFRAAAAGPLEGILAVSDEPLVSCDYNGDRHSATVDAALTTAIGDQIKVLAWYDNEMGYSQRLFDLAKFVGERL